From Achromobacter spanius, a single genomic window includes:
- the uvrA gene encoding excinuclease ABC subunit UvrA, with protein MSSHIRIVGARQNNLKNLDLTIATGELVVVTGVSGSGKSSLAFDTLYAEGQRRYVETFSPYARQFLDRMDKPQVDRIEGILPAIAIDQTNPVRSSRSTVGTMTELNDHLKLLFARGAKLYCRGCGKLVRRDTPESVYHSLAERAATAGDPRLVVTFPIAVPANFTEDEVRGFLEQQGYTRVHAEETAVPRAAAPAKGAKKAKATKTAKAATEERRILHVIQDRFRFAGTERERIMEALDTALRMGAGHIAVYAMDADGGNAHIWKYSDRLHCADCDIEYTDPLPSSFSFNSPLGACEACRGFGRVIGIDFGLVIPDEKKTLLEGAIKPWTTPSYKECQDDLQKYAPRAGVPLGVPWKDMSDEHKRWVLYGTPDWKGGNDAWKHQWYGVQRFFDWLETKAYKMHVRVLLSKYRSYTPCPTCNGARLKPDALLWRLGNKDEADAVLPPEDGRYKRFMPVGTTWSREQLNGLDGLCLHDVMLLPIERVRKFFDTLSFSGALDAATDLLMTEVRARLKFLCDVGLGYLTLDRQSRTLSGGEVQRINLTTALGTSLVNTLFVLDEPSIGLHPRDMHRVVEVMHRLRNAGNTLVVVEHDPQVMVAADRIIDIGPGPGERGGRIVFDGTPAQLRAAPSLTGDYLGGRLRVEAPRPMPVAANTPRLLLEGVNAHNLKNVSVELPLGRLVCVTGVSGSGKSTLVQDVLYPALLKQKGKPSEAPGAFDRLLGAEQIADVVMVDQTPIGKTARSNPASYVGAFDAIRKLFAQAPLARERAYTAGTFSFNGGDGRCPTCGGTGFEHVEMQFLSDVYLRCPDCDGKRFRPEVLEVRVEHLGKSASIDEVLEMTVSEALDFFKGLRDVQTGLAPLADVGLEYVRLGQPVPTLSGGEAQRLKLAGHLAEAARSGISTAKVAKKGSLFLFDEPTTGLHFDDVARLMRAFRKLLAAGHTLLVIEHNLDVIRAADWLIDLGPEGGDAGGLVLGTGTPQDLMDNPKSHTGAALRDYEVSILPADAIAGGKADVIVSTDADAQEAEQAGLTARIAEPQAEYGAGVGTPLQSLVRERRQGSMAIEIRNAREHNLKNISVEIPHDKFTVITGVSGSGKSTLAFDILFNEGQRRYLESLNAYARAIVQPAGKPDVDAIFGIPPTVAIEQRTSRGGRKSTVATMTEIHHFLRLLYVKLGTQYCPDCNVAVEPQNTDQIVARLLREHKGEHIGLLAPLVTARKGYYTDLAKWAGSKGHSHLRVDGEFIPVAPWPRLDRYKEHTIELPVADVVVDPANEADLRAAVKSALENGQGVMSVVWPVNKLHEALNSELQQQHFSVKRACPSCGTSFPEPDPRLFSYNSKHGWCTGCYGTGLQLQGFDEEQTGEETAWNAWYEGEAKTCTQCDGQRLNRVARAVRWRDKSIAELASLPVSDAHTFFTGLVARGREGEIARDILAEIRGRLNFMQEVGLNYLALDRAAPTLSGGEAQRIRLAAQLGSNLQGVCYVLDEPTIGLHPRDNRILLDALARLEGNGNTLVVVEHDDDTIRRASHVIDIGPGAGIRGGRVVAQGTVQDVIDAPESVTGRYLKTPLAHPLQGRRPVEADTPMIEIRGARLHNLRSVDARIPVGRLSVVTGVSGSGKSTLAREVLLDNLTQAVSQGKAPGWAGCESITGWEAIDRVLEVDQTPIGKTPRSCPATYVGFWDDVRKQFADTREARMRGWTAARFSFNTGDGRCPICEGQGMRTIEMNFLPDVKVPCDACNGARFNNDTLSVQMRGKNAGELLSMEVDDAIGYFAAHPKIHRPLQLMQDVGLGYLTLGQPSPTLSGGEAQRIKLVTELSKARLTDGLIKTGRASRIPHTLYVLDEPTVGLSMADVEKLIHVLHRLVEAGNTVVVIEHNLDVIAEADWLLDLGPEGGTGGGQLVGEGSPEHVMTLADHSHTGRVLTEFLAQQQR; from the coding sequence ATGAGCTCCCATATCCGCATCGTTGGCGCCCGCCAGAACAATCTCAAGAACCTGGATCTGACCATCGCCACCGGCGAACTGGTCGTCGTCACCGGGGTGTCGGGGTCCGGTAAAAGTTCGCTGGCCTTCGACACGCTGTACGCCGAGGGCCAGCGGCGTTATGTGGAAACCTTCTCGCCCTATGCGCGCCAGTTCCTGGACCGCATGGACAAGCCGCAGGTGGACCGCATCGAGGGCATCCTGCCGGCCATCGCCATCGACCAGACCAATCCGGTGCGCAGCTCGCGCAGCACGGTCGGCACGATGACCGAACTGAACGATCACCTGAAGCTGCTGTTCGCGCGCGGCGCCAAGCTCTATTGCCGCGGCTGCGGCAAGCTGGTGCGGCGCGACACGCCGGAATCCGTCTATCACTCGCTGGCCGAGCGCGCCGCCACCGCGGGCGACCCGCGCCTGGTCGTGACGTTCCCGATCGCCGTGCCGGCCAACTTCACCGAAGACGAAGTCCGCGGCTTCCTTGAGCAGCAGGGCTACACCCGCGTGCACGCCGAGGAAACCGCCGTGCCCCGCGCCGCCGCCCCCGCCAAGGGCGCCAAAAAGGCCAAGGCCACGAAGACCGCCAAGGCCGCCACCGAGGAACGCCGCATCCTGCACGTCATCCAGGATCGCTTCCGCTTCGCCGGCACCGAGCGCGAACGCATCATGGAAGCGCTGGACACCGCGCTGCGCATGGGCGCCGGCCACATCGCCGTCTACGCCATGGACGCCGACGGCGGCAACGCGCACATCTGGAAGTACAGCGACCGGCTGCACTGCGCCGACTGCGACATCGAATACACCGACCCGCTGCCCAGCAGCTTCTCGTTCAATTCGCCGCTGGGCGCCTGCGAGGCCTGCCGCGGCTTCGGCCGCGTGATCGGCATCGACTTCGGCCTGGTCATTCCCGACGAGAAAAAGACCCTGCTCGAAGGCGCCATCAAGCCGTGGACCACGCCGTCCTACAAGGAATGCCAGGACGATCTGCAGAAGTACGCCCCGCGCGCGGGCGTGCCGCTGGGCGTGCCCTGGAAGGACATGAGCGACGAGCACAAGCGCTGGGTGCTGTACGGCACGCCCGACTGGAAGGGCGGCAACGACGCCTGGAAGCACCAGTGGTACGGCGTGCAGCGCTTCTTCGACTGGCTGGAAACCAAGGCCTACAAGATGCACGTGCGCGTGCTGCTGTCCAAGTACCGCAGCTACACACCCTGCCCTACCTGCAACGGCGCGCGTCTGAAGCCCGACGCCCTGCTCTGGCGCCTGGGCAACAAAGATGAAGCCGATGCCGTGCTGCCGCCGGAAGACGGCCGCTACAAGCGCTTCATGCCGGTAGGCACCACCTGGAGCCGCGAACAGCTCAATGGCCTGGACGGGCTGTGCCTGCATGACGTGATGCTGCTGCCCATCGAGCGGGTGCGTAAATTCTTCGACACGCTGTCGTTCTCGGGCGCGCTGGACGCCGCCACCGATCTGCTGATGACCGAAGTGCGCGCGCGCCTGAAATTCCTGTGCGACGTGGGCCTGGGCTACCTGACGCTGGATCGCCAGAGCCGCACGCTGTCGGGCGGCGAGGTCCAGCGGATCAACCTGACCACGGCGCTCGGCACGTCGCTGGTGAACACGCTGTTCGTGCTGGACGAGCCCTCCATCGGCCTGCACCCGCGCGACATGCACCGCGTCGTCGAAGTCATGCACCGCCTGCGCAACGCCGGCAACACGCTGGTGGTCGTGGAACATGATCCTCAGGTCATGGTGGCCGCGGACCGTATCATCGACATCGGCCCCGGCCCCGGCGAACGGGGCGGCCGCATCGTCTTCGACGGCACGCCCGCGCAACTGCGCGCCGCACCCTCGCTGACCGGCGACTATCTCGGCGGCCGCCTGCGCGTGGAAGCGCCGCGTCCGATGCCGGTGGCGGCCAACACGCCGCGCCTGCTGCTGGAAGGCGTCAACGCGCACAACCTGAAGAACGTCTCGGTCGAGCTGCCGCTGGGCCGCCTGGTCTGCGTGACCGGCGTGTCCGGTTCCGGCAAATCCACGCTGGTGCAGGACGTGCTGTACCCCGCGCTGCTCAAGCAGAAGGGCAAGCCGTCGGAAGCGCCGGGCGCCTTCGACCGCCTGCTCGGCGCCGAGCAGATCGCCGACGTCGTCATGGTGGACCAGACCCCCATCGGCAAGACCGCGCGCTCCAACCCGGCCAGCTACGTCGGCGCGTTCGACGCCATCCGCAAGCTGTTTGCCCAGGCCCCGCTGGCGCGCGAACGCGCCTACACGGCCGGCACGTTCAGCTTCAACGGCGGCGACGGCCGCTGCCCGACCTGCGGCGGCACCGGCTTCGAACACGTCGAAATGCAGTTCCTGTCCGACGTGTACCTGCGCTGCCCCGATTGCGACGGCAAGCGCTTCCGCCCCGAAGTGCTGGAAGTGCGCGTCGAGCACCTGGGCAAGAGCGCCTCGATCGACGAAGTGCTGGAAATGACCGTCAGCGAGGCGCTGGACTTCTTCAAGGGCCTGCGCGACGTGCAGACCGGTCTTGCGCCGCTGGCCGACGTGGGCCTGGAATACGTGCGGCTGGGCCAGCCCGTGCCGACCCTGTCCGGCGGCGAGGCGCAGCGCCTGAAGCTGGCCGGCCACTTGGCCGAGGCCGCGCGCAGCGGCATCTCCACCGCCAAGGTCGCCAAGAAGGGCAGCCTGTTCCTGTTTGACGAGCCCACCACCGGCCTGCACTTCGACGACGTCGCGCGCCTGATGCGCGCGTTCCGCAAGCTGCTGGCCGCCGGCCACACGCTGCTCGTCATCGAACACAACCTGGACGTGATCCGCGCGGCGGACTGGCTGATCGACCTGGGTCCGGAAGGCGGCGACGCCGGCGGCCTGGTCCTCGGCACCGGCACGCCGCAGGACCTGATGGACAACCCCAAGTCGCACACGGGCGCGGCCCTGCGCGACTACGAAGTCAGCATCCTGCCGGCCGATGCCATTGCGGGCGGCAAGGCAGACGTGATCGTCAGCACCGACGCCGACGCGCAGGAGGCCGAGCAGGCCGGCCTGACCGCACGCATCGCCGAACCGCAGGCCGAGTACGGCGCGGGCGTGGGCACGCCACTGCAATCCTTGGTGCGCGAACGCCGCCAGGGCAGCATGGCCATCGAGATCCGCAACGCGCGCGAACACAACCTGAAGAACATCAGCGTCGAGATCCCGCACGACAAGTTCACCGTCATCACGGGCGTGTCGGGCTCGGGCAAGTCCACGCTGGCCTTTGACATCCTGTTCAACGAGGGCCAGCGCCGCTATCTGGAATCGCTGAACGCCTACGCGCGCGCCATCGTGCAGCCGGCCGGCAAGCCGGACGTGGACGCCATCTTCGGCATCCCGCCCACCGTGGCGATCGAACAGCGCACCAGCCGCGGCGGCCGCAAGTCCACTGTCGCCACGATGACGGAAATCCATCACTTCCTGCGGCTGCTGTACGTGAAGCTGGGCACGCAATACTGCCCGGACTGCAACGTCGCGGTCGAACCGCAGAACACCGACCAGATCGTGGCGCGCCTGTTGCGCGAGCACAAGGGCGAGCACATCGGCCTGCTGGCGCCGCTGGTCACCGCACGCAAGGGCTATTACACGGACCTGGCCAAGTGGGCCGGCTCCAAGGGCCATTCCCATCTGCGCGTGGACGGCGAATTCATTCCCGTGGCGCCGTGGCCGCGCCTGGACCGCTACAAGGAACACACCATCGAACTGCCGGTGGCGGACGTGGTGGTGGATCCGGCCAACGAGGCCGACCTGCGCGCGGCCGTCAAGAGCGCGCTGGAAAACGGCCAGGGCGTGATGTCGGTGGTGTGGCCGGTCAACAAGCTGCACGAGGCGCTGAACAGCGAATTGCAGCAGCAGCATTTCTCGGTCAAACGCGCGTGCCCGTCCTGCGGCACCAGCTTCCCCGAACCCGATCCGCGCCTGTTCTCGTACAACTCCAAGCACGGCTGGTGCACGGGCTGCTACGGCACGGGCCTGCAATTGCAGGGCTTTGACGAAGAACAGACCGGCGAGGAAACCGCCTGGAACGCGTGGTACGAAGGCGAGGCCAAGACCTGCACGCAGTGCGACGGCCAGCGGCTGAACCGCGTGGCGCGCGCCGTGCGCTGGCGCGACAAGTCGATTGCCGAACTGGCGTCGCTGCCGGTGTCGGACGCGCACACCTTCTTCACCGGACTGGTGGCGCGCGGCCGCGAAGGCGAGATCGCCCGCGACATCCTGGCTGAAATTCGCGGCCGCCTGAACTTCATGCAGGAAGTCGGCCTGAACTATCTGGCGCTGGACCGCGCCGCGCCCACGCTGTCCGGCGGCGAGGCGCAGCGCATCCGGCTGGCCGCGCAGCTGGGCTCCAACCTGCAGGGCGTCTGCTACGTGCTGGACGAGCCCACCATCGGCCTGCATCCGCGCGACAACCGCATCCTGCTGGACGCGCTGGCGCGGCTGGAAGGCAACGGCAACACGCTGGTGGTGGTCGAGCACGACGACGACACCATCCGCCGCGCCTCGCACGTCATCGACATCGGGCCGGGCGCGGGCATCCGCGGCGGCCGCGTGGTGGCGCAAGGCACCGTGCAGGACGTGATCGACGCGCCCGAATCCGTGACCGGCCGCTACCTGAAGACGCCGCTGGCGCATCCGCTGCAAGGCCGCCGTCCGGTCGAGGCCGACACGCCCATGATCGAAATCCGCGGCGCGCGCCTGCACAACCTGCGCAGCGTCGACGCGCGCATCCCGGTGGGCCGCCTGAGCGTGGTGACCGGCGTGTCCGGTTCCGGCAAGTCCACGCTCGCTCGCGAAGTGCTGCTGGACAACCTGACGCAGGCCGTCTCGCAAGGCAAGGCGCCGGGCTGGGCGGGCTGCGAAAGCATCACGGGCTGGGAAGCCATCGACCGCGTGCTGGAAGTGGATCAGACGCCCATCGGCAAGACGCCGCGCTCGTGCCCGGCAACCTACGTGGGTTTCTGGGACGACGTGCGCAAGCAGTTCGCCGACACCCGCGAGGCTCGCATGCGCGGCTGGACGGCGGCGCGCTTCTCGTTCAATACCGGCGACGGCCGCTGCCCGATCTGCGAAGGCCAGGGCATGCGCACCATCGAGATGAACTTCCTGCCCGACGTGAAGGTGCCGTGCGACGCCTGCAACGGCGCGCGCTTCAACAACGACACGCTCAGCGTGCAGATGCGCGGCAAGAACGCCGGCGAGCTGCTGTCCATGGAAGTGGACGACGCCATCGGCTACTTCGCCGCCCATCCCAAGATCCACCGTCCGCTGCAATTGATGCAGGACGTGGGGCTGGGTTATCTGACGCTGGGCCAGCCGTCGCCGACGCTGTCGGGCGGCGAGGCGCAGCGCATCAAGCTGGTGACCGAGCTGTCCAAGGCGCGGCTGACCGACGGCCTGATCAAGACCGGCCGCGCCTCGCGCATCCCGCACACGCTGTACGTGCTGGACGAGCCGACGGTGGGCCTGTCGATGGCCGACGTCGAAAAGCTGATCCATGTGCTGCACCGCCTGGTTGAAGCCGGCAACACGGTCGTGGTCATCGAACACAACCTGGACGTCATCGCCGAAGCCGACTGGCTGCTGGACCTGGGTCCCGAAGGCGGCACGGGCGGCGGGCAGCTGGTTGGCGAAGGCTCGCCCGAGCACGTGATGACGCTGGCCGACCATTCCCACACCGGCCGGGTCCTGACGGAGTTCCTTGCGCAACAACAGCGGTAA
- a CDS encoding bifunctional 4-hydroxy-2-oxoglutarate aldolase/2-dehydro-3-deoxy-phosphogluconate aldolase, with product MTATAAPTASKLAALLAARVVPVLRYTDAAAAAYAAEVAVSAGCTTLELTWTIPNVTDLVRALRDKHGASLLLGVGTVLDESQAREALVAGADFLVSPALAHEIVDMAHAADALCMLGAFTPTEVLAARRAGVDVVKVFPADTGGPKHLAALKSVYPDTIFCPTGGITQENMGTYFAAGAGMVGIGSNLYDKAAFASRDTAALVAQITRTREAAHG from the coding sequence ATGACCGCAACCGCTGCTCCCACCGCCTCCAAGCTTGCCGCCCTGCTGGCCGCCCGCGTCGTGCCCGTGCTGCGTTACACCGACGCGGCTGCCGCGGCCTATGCCGCGGAAGTCGCCGTGTCCGCCGGCTGCACCACGCTGGAACTGACCTGGACCATCCCGAACGTCACCGATCTCGTGCGCGCGCTACGCGACAAGCACGGCGCCAGCCTGCTGCTGGGCGTGGGCACCGTGCTGGACGAATCGCAGGCGCGCGAGGCGCTGGTGGCGGGCGCGGACTTCCTGGTGTCGCCCGCGCTGGCCCACGAGATCGTGGACATGGCCCACGCCGCCGACGCGCTGTGCATGTTGGGCGCCTTCACCCCGACCGAGGTCCTGGCCGCGCGCCGCGCCGGCGTGGACGTGGTGAAGGTTTTCCCGGCAGACACCGGCGGCCCCAAGCACCTGGCCGCGCTGAAGTCGGTGTACCCGGACACGATCTTCTGCCCCACGGGCGGCATCACGCAGGAAAACATGGGCACGTACTTCGCGGCCGGCGCCGGCATGGTCGGCATCGGCAGCAATCTCTACGACAAGGCCGCCTTCGCGTCGCGCGACACCGCCGCGCTGGTGGCGCAGATCACCCGGACCCGCGAGGCCGCACATGGCTGA
- a CDS encoding LysR family transcriptional regulator — protein MEASPVQLNDIALFVEVAKRKSFSQAARALDMPTSTLSRRINELERAIGLRLINRNTRRLDLTDAGAAYMRRCQGLIDEARLAHEQLLSLSGGPSGNLRVSMPYSLAIWLLPETISDFTDRYPEVECEFDLSMMTASDAQGTPFDIVLRFGREADYPGAAADNGNGTPHRAIEGAVVHELVSLETHLYASDRYIERHGTPQTPAELAQHQCLRTTIDEEHSYWTLNNGAISQRVAVHGHLAANNMSIAGTLAGLDLAITRMPHCLALEPIIQRNSLRRVLPGWSVDPISIYVVYPSSIQPAKTRAFMDFIRPKLGPPPA, from the coding sequence ATGGAAGCCTCGCCCGTCCAGCTCAATGACATCGCCTTGTTCGTGGAGGTTGCCAAGCGCAAGAGCTTCAGCCAGGCGGCGCGCGCGCTGGACATGCCGACGTCGACGCTGTCGCGCCGGATCAACGAGCTTGAGCGCGCGATCGGGCTGCGGCTCATCAACCGCAACACGCGCCGGCTGGATCTGACCGACGCGGGCGCAGCCTACATGCGCCGGTGCCAGGGCCTCATCGACGAAGCGCGGCTGGCGCACGAACAGCTGCTGTCGCTGTCGGGCGGCCCGTCGGGCAATCTGCGCGTCTCCATGCCGTACAGCCTGGCCATCTGGCTGCTGCCGGAGACCATCAGCGATTTCACCGACCGCTATCCCGAGGTGGAGTGCGAATTCGACCTGAGCATGATGACGGCCTCCGACGCGCAAGGCACGCCGTTCGACATCGTGCTGCGCTTCGGCCGCGAAGCCGACTATCCGGGCGCCGCCGCCGACAACGGCAACGGCACGCCGCATCGCGCCATCGAGGGCGCCGTGGTGCATGAGCTGGTTTCGCTGGAAACGCACCTGTACGCGTCCGACCGCTACATAGAACGCCATGGCACCCCGCAGACGCCCGCCGAACTTGCCCAGCACCAGTGCCTGCGCACAACCATCGACGAGGAACACTCGTACTGGACGCTGAATAACGGCGCGATCTCGCAACGCGTTGCCGTACACGGGCATCTGGCCGCCAACAACATGAGCATCGCGGGCACGCTGGCCGGCCTGGATCTGGCCATCACGCGCATGCCGCATTGCCTGGCGCTGGAACCGATCATCCAGCGCAACTCGCTGCGCCGCGTGCTGCCGGGCTGGTCCGTCGACCCGATCTCGATCTACGTCGTGTACCCGTCCAGCATCCAGCCGGCCAAGACCCGCGCGTTCATGGATTTCATCCGCCCCAAGCTTGGCCCCCCGCCGGCCTGA
- a CDS encoding ABC transporter ATP-binding protein: protein MSANLLQVRDLRVAYDKVEAVSGVSLDVGEGQIVTVIGPNGAGKTTLLSAIMGVLPSQGGIVFGGKAQEHAEIEEMVAAGMNLVPEKRELFAEMTVEDNLMLGAFDRYRRGLRDQDQTLAEVYDLFPRLQERRAQLAGTLSGGERQMLAVGRALMAKPRLLMLDEPSLGLAPRIVREVFRIVARLREMGVSILLIEQNARAALQVADYAYVLETGAITLEGPAAQVAQDPRVVEVYLGLGHATPPVAAV from the coding sequence ATGAGCGCGAACCTGCTGCAAGTGCGCGACCTGCGCGTGGCCTATGACAAGGTCGAGGCCGTCTCGGGCGTCAGCCTGGACGTGGGCGAAGGCCAGATCGTCACCGTCATCGGCCCCAACGGCGCGGGCAAGACCACGCTGCTGTCGGCCATCATGGGCGTGCTGCCGTCGCAGGGCGGCATCGTCTTCGGCGGCAAGGCGCAGGAACACGCCGAGATCGAGGAGATGGTCGCGGCAGGCATGAACCTGGTGCCGGAAAAGCGCGAGCTCTTTGCCGAAATGACGGTCGAGGACAACCTCATGCTGGGCGCCTTCGACCGCTACCGCCGCGGCCTGCGCGACCAGGACCAGACGCTCGCCGAGGTCTATGACCTGTTCCCACGGCTGCAGGAACGGCGCGCGCAATTGGCCGGCACACTGTCGGGCGGCGAGCGCCAGATGCTGGCCGTGGGCCGCGCGCTGATGGCCAAGCCCCGCCTCTTGATGCTGGACGAACCCAGCCTGGGACTGGCGCCGCGCATCGTGCGCGAAGTGTTCCGCATCGTCGCTCGGCTGCGCGAGATGGGCGTATCCATCCTGCTGATCGAACAGAACGCGCGCGCCGCGCTGCAGGTGGCCGACTACGCGTACGTGCTGGAAACCGGCGCGATCACGCTGGAAGGGCCGGCGGCCCAGGTGGCGCAGGATCCGCGTGTCGTGGAGGTCTATCTGGGGCTAGGCCACGCCACGCCGCCGGTCGCGGCGGTATAG
- a CDS encoding glycosyltransferase family 2 protein → MTDTPMFFTVLTPTYNRAGTLHRVYESLCQQTFRDFEWVVVDDGSTDNTHESILHWQSLADFPIRYVWQNNQHKKTAFNRGVREARGQMIVGLDSDDEMPRDALAIFHEAWNAIPPARRDSYFAITGLCARPDGTIVGDRYPQDVFDSTAVDVYFRYRIKGEKFGCMRTDILRKYPFPEDVAGFVPESLVWWAVARAGYLSRFINRVVRTYHDTPGGLSQGAVSVSNNAQGLYLLAWDMLQHHLEFFRYRPREFMMAAARYTRFRLHLKHSGVPTAVQAYRLTHPVATFLVAVMYPLGYALYRRDRRRGVA, encoded by the coding sequence ATGACCGATACACCGATGTTTTTCACCGTTCTGACGCCGACCTACAACCGGGCAGGGACCCTGCACCGCGTCTACGAATCGCTCTGCCAGCAGACTTTCCGGGATTTTGAATGGGTGGTGGTGGACGATGGCTCCACCGACAACACGCACGAGTCCATCCTGCATTGGCAGTCGCTGGCGGATTTTCCGATCCGCTATGTCTGGCAGAACAACCAGCACAAGAAGACCGCCTTCAATCGCGGCGTGCGCGAGGCGCGCGGCCAGATGATCGTGGGCCTGGACAGCGACGACGAGATGCCGCGCGACGCGCTGGCCATTTTCCATGAGGCCTGGAACGCAATTCCGCCCGCGCGCCGCGACTCGTATTTCGCCATCACCGGCCTGTGCGCGCGGCCCGACGGCACCATCGTGGGCGACCGTTATCCGCAGGACGTTTTCGACAGCACCGCCGTCGACGTGTATTTCCGCTATCGCATCAAGGGCGAGAAATTCGGCTGTATGCGCACTGACATCCTGCGCAAATATCCGTTTCCCGAGGACGTGGCGGGCTTCGTGCCCGAAAGCCTGGTGTGGTGGGCGGTCGCGCGTGCCGGATATCTGAGCCGCTTCATCAACCGCGTCGTGCGTACCTATCACGACACGCCGGGGGGGCTGAGCCAGGGCGCGGTGTCCGTCAGCAATAATGCCCAGGGCCTGTACCTGCTGGCCTGGGACATGCTGCAGCATCACCTGGAGTTCTTCCGCTACCGCCCGCGCGAATTCATGATGGCGGCGGCGCGCTACACGCGTTTTCGCCTGCACCTGAAGCATTCGGGCGTGCCGACGGCCGTGCAGGCCTACCGGCTTACCCATCCGGTCGCGACGTTTCTCGTGGCCGTCATGTACCCGCTGGGGTACGCGCTATACCGCCGCGACCGGCGGCGTGGCGTGGCCTAG
- a CDS encoding sugar kinase, translating into MADFDIVALGEPLVELNQTHEGQRQYLQGFGGDTSNAVIAAARQGARCAYLTRVGNDAFGKQFLDLWQAEGVDTSGVEVDDHAHTGLYFVQHGPDGHAFSYLRRGSAASLMTPASLDAGLIERARFLHVSGISMAISTSACDTVFAAIERAHAAGAQVSLDSNLRLRLWPVDRARAILREAMRAADVFLPSMDDMQHLTGNDDPERTLDWIRDGGAPGVVVLKLGKDGSIIDDGRSRTAMPALRVQAVDATGAGDCFAGSLLARRCQGDSWEDAVRYANAAAALSTLGYGAVDPLPRAEQVWERLKETSA; encoded by the coding sequence ATGGCTGATTTCGACATCGTGGCGCTGGGCGAGCCGCTGGTCGAGCTGAACCAGACGCACGAAGGCCAGCGGCAATACCTGCAGGGGTTCGGCGGCGACACCTCCAACGCGGTGATCGCGGCGGCCCGCCAAGGCGCGCGCTGCGCGTATCTGACCCGGGTCGGCAACGACGCCTTCGGCAAGCAGTTCCTGGACTTGTGGCAGGCCGAGGGCGTCGATACGTCCGGCGTAGAGGTCGACGACCACGCGCACACCGGCCTGTATTTCGTGCAGCACGGACCGGACGGCCACGCCTTCAGCTATCTGCGGCGCGGGTCGGCCGCCAGCCTGATGACGCCCGCCAGCCTGGACGCGGGGCTGATCGAACGCGCGCGGTTTCTGCACGTGTCGGGCATCAGCATGGCCATCAGCACTTCCGCCTGCGACACGGTCTTCGCCGCCATCGAGCGCGCACATGCCGCGGGCGCGCAGGTCAGCCTGGATTCGAACCTGCGGTTGCGCCTGTGGCCCGTGGACCGCGCCCGCGCGATCCTGCGCGAGGCCATGCGTGCGGCAGACGTGTTTCTGCCCAGCATGGACGACATGCAGCACCTGACCGGCAACGACGATCCCGAGCGCACGCTGGACTGGATCCGCGACGGCGGCGCGCCGGGCGTAGTGGTGCTGAAGCTGGGCAAGGACGGTTCCATCATCGACGACGGCCGCAGCCGCACGGCGATGCCCGCGCTGCGCGTGCAGGCCGTGGACGCGACCGGCGCGGGCGACTGCTTTGCCGGCAGCCTGCTGGCGCGCCGTTGCCAGGGCGATTCCTGGGAAGATGCCGTGCGCTACGCCAACGCGGCGGCGGCGTTGTCCACGCTGGGCTATGGCGCGGTCGATCCGCTGCCGCGGGCGGAGCAGGTGTGGGAACGGTTGAAGGAAACGTCGGCCTGA
- a CDS encoding IclR family transcriptional regulator produces the protein MQESKVAGAAAFGKFMAVLQAVADAPQPPTAAVLARDCGYPRPTVYRILAALAEQGMVMESGGAYRLGTRLMSLASKAWSQFDLRAALAPELQALRDQTGETVHLAVPAGHEMIYIDKLESPGPVRMVSRVGASVALHSSAVGKAYLAALDEPARERLLHALPMPARLPATLTSLPALREALGAAAQQGYAVDNEENEPGIVCYGVALCDGAGRPVAGVSVSTLLFRRRGDPQSAYIEPLLRLRDAAAAKLAVLPVSSGGA, from the coding sequence GTGCAGGAATCCAAGGTCGCGGGCGCGGCGGCGTTCGGAAAATTCATGGCGGTGCTGCAAGCGGTGGCCGACGCGCCGCAGCCGCCGACGGCCGCCGTGCTGGCCCGCGACTGCGGTTATCCCCGTCCCACCGTCTACCGAATCCTGGCGGCGCTGGCCGAACAGGGCATGGTCATGGAATCCGGCGGTGCATATCGGCTGGGGACGCGGCTGATGTCGCTCGCCAGCAAGGCGTGGTCCCAGTTCGATCTGCGCGCCGCGCTGGCGCCCGAACTGCAGGCGCTGCGCGACCAGACCGGCGAAACCGTCCACCTGGCCGTGCCCGCCGGCCACGAAATGATCTACATCGACAAACTGGAAAGCCCCGGCCCCGTGCGCATGGTGTCGCGCGTGGGGGCGTCCGTCGCGCTGCATTCCAGTGCCGTGGGCAAGGCCTATCTGGCCGCGCTGGACGAACCGGCGCGCGAGCGCCTGCTGCACGCGCTGCCCATGCCGGCCCGGCTGCCCGCCACGCTGACCAGCCTGCCCGCGCTGCGCGAGGCGCTGGGCGCGGCGGCCCAGCAGGGATACGCTGTCGACAACGAGGAAAACGAACCCGGCATCGTCTGCTACGGCGTCGCGCTGTGCGACGGGGCAGGGCGGCCCGTCGCGGGCGTCAGCGTCAGCACCTTGCTGTTCCGGCGCCGCGGCGATCCGCAATCCGCCTATATCGAACCCTTGCTGCGGCTGCGTGACGCCGCCGCGGCCAAACTCGCCGTTCTGCCGGTATCGTCCGGCGGCGCCTGA